One window from the genome of Candidatus Chlorohelix allophototropha encodes:
- a CDS encoding SRPBCC family protein codes for MAINDKKVLGLTKSAGFEIGVRKSFPISHQKAWELVTSPEVINLWLGKTPHLNLVKGERYQTDEGISGQIKVINPGVNIRLTWQPKGWSKASTVQVRTIPNGNKTTISFHQENLPGENEREARQRYWQKVLAGIQILVEREINTEATRLIP; via the coding sequence ATGGCTATAAATGATAAAAAGGTTTTGGGACTTACAAAGTCTGCCGGATTTGAGATAGGCGTTCGGAAATCCTTTCCGATTTCCCATCAGAAAGCTTGGGAGCTTGTTACCTCACCGGAAGTAATAAACCTATGGCTTGGAAAAACCCCGCATTTGAATTTGGTAAAGGGCGAAAGATACCAAACAGATGAAGGAATAAGTGGACAAATCAAGGTAATTAATCCCGGCGTAAATATCCGTTTAACTTGGCAGCCGAAAGGCTGGTCAAAAGCTTCCACGGTGCAGGTTAGGACAATCCCGAATGGTAACAAAACTACCATCAGTTTTCACCAAGAGAATCTGCCCGGAGAAAATGAGCGGGAAGCAAGGCAGCGTTACTGGCAGAAAGTTTTGGCTGGGATTCAAATCCTAGTTGAACGAGAAATTAATACGGAAGCTACCAGATTAATTCCCTAA
- a CDS encoding ethylbenzene dehydrogenase-related protein — protein METVDITDKIQSQLTTSAPVPVHHSNRMYPVAVIGMAFALAMLMWAVNFQPVSADTNKLVALYLPDQGSTFLNPNAPVWDDNATLPGGAKVEAAIVPLSAQFFVKEYGGSVSQIRAKAAHDGKNVAIWLQWKDDSLNTGETVQGTQQTFSDAAAIEFPLDPEQHVGRQAFRCMGQIDALVNIWQWKAERDADITRAQGFEPVLTSGGLKAAKNWVGPNPAYLIDPAKYDPDSKAVYDPVNKTWTLIFMRQEKLSDRKNAVDLVGTKAGDEYGTQVAFAVWDGGQGERLSKKAVSAWVDLTLQQGDKSPQLVSDLINLGLWALVLIGGIFAAWRFLPQANHEK, from the coding sequence ATGGAGACAGTTGATATAACAGACAAGATACAAAGCCAGCTTACAACCTCTGCGCCCGTCCCTGTGCATCATTCCAACCGGATGTATCCAGTAGCGGTAATCGGCATGGCTTTTGCGTTGGCTATGTTAATGTGGGCTGTAAATTTTCAGCCCGTAAGCGCGGATACAAATAAATTAGTAGCACTTTATCTGCCTGATCAAGGTAGCACGTTTTTAAACCCCAATGCGCCTGTTTGGGATGACAACGCCACACTACCGGGTGGCGCGAAGGTAGAAGCGGCAATTGTACCTCTGAGCGCGCAGTTTTTCGTAAAAGAATACGGCGGTTCGGTTTCCCAAATAAGGGCAAAAGCGGCGCACGATGGTAAAAATGTTGCTATCTGGCTACAGTGGAAAGATGATTCCCTAAATACAGGCGAGACAGTCCAAGGTACTCAGCAAACCTTTAGCGATGCGGCGGCTATCGAATTCCCTCTCGACCCTGAACAGCACGTAGGGCGGCAAGCTTTCCGCTGCATGGGTCAAATCGATGCGCTAGTCAATATCTGGCAATGGAAAGCAGAGCGTGACGCTGATATTACCCGTGCGCAAGGCTTTGAGCCGGTCTTAACCAGTGGCGGTCTCAAAGCCGCTAAAAACTGGGTCGGACCAAACCCCGCTTACTTGATTGACCCGGCAAAGTATGACCCTGATAGCAAAGCCGTTTACGATCCGGTCAACAAAACGTGGACTCTGATTTTTATGCGCCAAGAAAAACTGAGTGATCGCAAAAACGCAGTTGATTTGGTAGGTACGAAGGCGGGTGACGAATACGGTACGCAGGTAGCTTTCGCGGTTTGGGATGGCGGACAGGGCGAGCGTTTGAGCAAGAAGGCGGTATCTGCTTGGGTTGACCTGACCTTACAGCAAGGCGACAAGTCACCTCAATTGGTTTCCGACCTGATAAATTTAGGGTTATGGGCACTTGTACTAATAGGTGGCATATTCGCAGCTTGGAGATTTTTACCCCAGGCAAATCACGAAAAGTAG
- a CDS encoding c-type cytochrome, protein MSTRMVMSIAFALAVVLGMLLYILNDNSRASLTTISNRDEEILKGAQLFAANCSQCHGPKGEGAIGPALNRPSWKPGDKNFDFNSTYDFINKAMTRGQFSPQPGIAMPAWSRNFGGPLTDEQIDFIITYIIYGNWDDVLQVLTYTQNPNFSADLPANAAQKAKYPDADKTTPAGVQQKAALDAELASTKKLIMQKGCLNCHAIGSAGTTLAPNLTEVGSRRTRDWLYTWIEDPTKVPDSNRGPNVQPWFSQYSTARTEFWPMQPTWMPAIQMTVDERNTIVDYISELKRAPVTVKALDQATPTPTK, encoded by the coding sequence ATGTCCACCAGAATGGTGATGAGCATTGCGTTTGCGCTTGCCGTAGTGCTGGGGATGCTCTTGTATATCTTGAACGATAACAGTCGTGCTTCTCTAACAACAATATCAAACCGGGATGAAGAGATTCTGAAGGGGGCGCAGCTTTTTGCGGCAAACTGTTCTCAATGTCATGGACCAAAGGGAGAAGGCGCAATTGGTCCCGCCCTTAATCGTCCAAGCTGGAAACCGGGCGACAAAAACTTTGATTTCAATTCTACTTACGATTTTATTAACAAAGCCATGACTCGTGGTCAATTCAGTCCTCAACCGGGTATAGCGATGCCCGCTTGGTCTCGCAACTTTGGTGGTCCTTTAACCGATGAGCAAATTGATTTCATAATTACTTATATTATCTACGGAAACTGGGATGATGTTTTGCAGGTGCTGACTTATACTCAGAATCCTAACTTTAGTGCCGACCTTCCGGCAAACGCCGCACAGAAAGCCAAATATCCCGATGCCGACAAGACTACTCCTGCGGGAGTTCAACAGAAAGCGGCGCTGGATGCAGAGCTTGCTAGTACCAAGAAGCTGATAATGCAGAAGGGTTGCCTCAACTGCCACGCTATAGGCAGCGCCGGAACTACGCTTGCTCCAAACCTTACCGAAGTGGGCAGCCGTCGCACCCGTGATTGGCTTTATACTTGGATTGAAGATCCTACTAAAGTTCCTGATAGCAACCGAGGACCGAACGTGCAACCATGGTTCAGCCAATATTCTACCGCGCGAACCGAGTTTTGGCCGATGCAACCCACTTGGATGCCTGCAATCCAGATGACGGTAGACGAGCGGAATACAATCGTGGACTATATTTCTGAGTTAAAAAGAGCGCCCGTAACAGTCAAGGCGCTAGATCAAGCCACGCCTACACCTACCAAGTAG
- a CDS encoding ubiquinol-cytochrome c reductase iron-sulfur subunit → MAIIYKDGKPVVVTTPEQTGEDGGGYKPTPQELEEEAKITRRRFMRNSFLGTMTAFTIGGAATFLLFFWPKKVGTFGSKIALGAVTDYPEGTVTKISDGRLWLVHLRKEDGGGFMALYWKCVHLGCTVPWAPDESGTYEGKSYKGIFHCPCHGSLYIYSGQNFGGPAPRPLDYMAMTTTGGRVIVDTGKITRREKHNVSMQTQA, encoded by the coding sequence ATGGCAATTATATATAAGGATGGTAAGCCGGTAGTTGTAACCACCCCAGAGCAAACCGGCGAGGATGGCGGGGGGTATAAGCCTACACCTCAAGAACTGGAAGAAGAGGCAAAAATAACCCGCCGCCGCTTTATGCGCAATTCCTTTCTAGGTACTATGACTGCTTTTACCATTGGGGGCGCGGCAACCTTTCTGCTTTTCTTCTGGCCTAAGAAAGTGGGTACTTTCGGTAGCAAAATTGCGTTAGGCGCTGTTACCGATTATCCAGAAGGTACTGTCACAAAAATATCGGATGGTCGCTTATGGTTGGTACATTTGCGGAAAGAGGATGGCGGCGGTTTTATGGCGCTCTACTGGAAGTGTGTGCATCTTGGTTGTACCGTACCTTGGGCGCCGGATGAAAGCGGCACTTACGAAGGCAAAAGCTATAAAGGGATTTTTCACTGTCCCTGCCATGGTTCTCTCTACATTTATAGCGGTCAAAACTTTGGTGGACCTGCTCCTCGCCCGTTGGATTATATGGCAATGACTACCACTGGCGGTAGAGTAATTGTGGATACTGGGAAAATAACTCGTCGCGAAAAACATAATGTTTCAATGCAGACTCAGGCTTAA
- a CDS encoding menaquinol-cytochrome C reductase: MAEIESKANPEGQQTAATVDASTEAEREIARRKRQDPSNPLDKARSHRLLAVIKKESVNTPPYKEPSTIVHVWPHLVMIEFLCAIVFTITLFITSALIYAPLEGIANSEQTPNPSKAPWYFLNLQELLLHMDPALAGVIIPSGALLLIGLIPYFDTGTGQMGRWFTSDRGKAVVIFSAVFTAGWIIFLIAFDVLFNLNKILRSTFLSSIKVPIMGGDPTDKFGFAPTSLDVVLGNWVIPLLAIFGLATLLAFIVRKRFGADRRDIFQALFTGFVISYFILTIVGTAMRGPGQDFFWPWAMPPKH, encoded by the coding sequence ATGGCAGAAATTGAAAGTAAGGCAAATCCAGAGGGTCAACAAACTGCTGCTACTGTCGATGCCAGTACCGAAGCAGAGCGTGAAATTGCCCGTCGCAAACGACAAGACCCTAGCAATCCACTTGATAAAGCGCGTAGCCATCGTTTGCTGGCGGTAATTAAAAAGGAGTCGGTCAATACGCCTCCTTACAAAGAACCTTCTACCATTGTGCATGTGTGGCCTCATCTGGTAATGATAGAGTTCCTATGCGCCATAGTTTTTACCATAACATTGTTCATTACCTCGGCGTTGATTTATGCGCCTTTGGAAGGTATTGCTAACTCGGAGCAAACTCCCAACCCTTCCAAAGCGCCTTGGTACTTCTTAAACTTGCAAGAGCTTTTGCTGCATATGGACCCGGCTCTGGCGGGGGTTATTATTCCTAGCGGCGCATTGTTGCTGATTGGGCTGATACCCTACTTTGATACCGGAACCGGGCAAATGGGGCGCTGGTTTACAAGCGACAGAGGTAAAGCGGTGGTAATTTTCAGCGCGGTTTTTACTGCTGGCTGGATTATTTTCCTCATTGCCTTTGACGTGCTGTTTAACCTAAATAAGATTTTGCGCTCTACTTTCCTGTCCAGCATAAAAGTGCCGATTATGGGTGGCGATCCTACCGATAAATTTGGGTTCGCGCCTACCAGCCTTGATGTAGTGTTAGGTAACTGGGTAATACCGCTTTTAGCTATATTTGGGCTAGCCACTTTGCTGGCTTTTATAGTGCGAAAGCGGTTTGGAGCAGACCGTCGGGATATATTCCAGGCATTATTCACTGGCTTTGTAATTTCTTATTTCATTCTAACTATAGTTGGTACGGCAATGCGTGGTCCCGGTCAGGATTTCTTCTGGCCTTGGGCGATGCCTCCTAAGCATTAA
- the extP gene encoding selenite/tellurite reduction operon b-type cytochrome ExtP: MATNKDSQKFVQNFLKGTEEFGSRVWKSIFRHSWPDSARTRSLATMSNVFLHLHPTTIRRASLKVTYTFCLGGLSFFFFLVLTVSGVLLMFYYVPSVTQAYQNIKDLETVVFAGQFLRNMHRWSAHAMVITVFLHMCRVFYTRAYRPPREFNWIVGVLLLVVTFLLSFSGYLLPWDQLAFWAVTVGTNIAKVTPFLGPEAQFLLIGGYEIGQNALIRFYTLHVIALPLIAAVLMAVHFWRVRKDGFSGGL; the protein is encoded by the coding sequence ATGGCTACCAATAAAGATTCCCAGAAATTTGTTCAAAATTTCCTCAAAGGTACTGAGGAGTTTGGTTCTAGAGTCTGGAAAAGCATTTTCAGACATAGTTGGCCCGATAGCGCCCGTACTCGCTCACTGGCGACTATGAGCAATGTTTTCCTTCATCTGCATCCTACTACAATCCGCCGTGCTTCCCTAAAAGTTACTTATACTTTCTGTCTAGGTGGGTTGAGTTTTTTCTTCTTTCTGGTGCTAACCGTTTCCGGCGTGCTTTTGATGTTCTACTATGTGCCTTCGGTTACGCAAGCCTACCAGAATATAAAAGACCTCGAAACGGTAGTTTTTGCCGGACAATTCTTGCGCAATATGCACCGCTGGTCGGCGCACGCAATGGTTATAACTGTCTTTCTGCATATGTGCCGCGTGTTTTACACTCGCGCCTATCGCCCTCCCCGTGAGTTTAACTGGATTGTGGGCGTATTACTATTGGTAGTAACCTTCCTGCTCAGTTTTAGCGGCTACCTATTGCCGTGGGATCAACTGGCTTTCTGGGCGGTTACGGTCGGTACAAATATCGCAAAAGTTACTCCTTTTCTTGGTCCTGAAGCCCAATTCCTGCTCATCGGTGGGTATGAAATCGGTCAGAACGCGCTTATACGCTTCTACACACTCCATGTGATTGCTTTACCATTGATCGCCGCCGTGTTGATGGCAGTACACTTTTGGCGTGTCCGCAAAGATGGTTTTAGCGGCGGTTTGTAG
- a CDS encoding FAD-dependent oxidoreductase — MMNDKFQKNADIRFAEASDGAYPTELPDTDWFRTNIPCQYTCPAHTDVSNYIGLVAQGRFDEAYLLNRRDNVFPGILGRICARPCESTCRRGLIDKTIRICYLKRSSSDFRSDKFVPKRPPITRKEKIAIVGAGSAGLACARDLRIMGYRTVVFDMFPEPGGMLVGGIPIWRLPRDVVQNEIDEYMDALGVEIHLNTRVGKDVQVTDLLKNFDAVFLAPGCQLPSKLGIPGENLKGFEYGLSWLEKINFHHPEHATVGKRVVVIGAGFTASDCARSSLRMGSERVYIAYRRTQLEAPMDETEMEEMEYENIDFLWLVSPVEVLGDGNGKVTAIKMIRNKLGEPDAKGRRSPRPVPGSEFIIPCDVVLAATGQSSDVNFFPKELGVRVLKNGNVWRDPDSWMTSVPRLFAGGDYTEGARNIISAVADGHKVANGIHEFLTGDRPPRRRSNHEVLEVWRRTLDYEKLDRQPMPTLPLENRWGQDMRRNLEIEVELGFTREMAMKEATRCLQCAYNILIDADLCILCAACVDVCPEKIIRLVPLSELMGVAGADQYQVDPALSEAQTLILDENECIRCGLCVVRCPTQAIKMARFVYSDPKDHWYVSEKGLSAPIPK; from the coding sequence ATGATGAATGACAAATTTCAGAAAAACGCGGATATTCGCTTTGCAGAAGCGTCTGATGGCGCATACCCAACTGAATTGCCCGATACCGACTGGTTTCGCACTAATATACCGTGCCAATATACCTGTCCTGCTCACACCGATGTGAGTAACTACATTGGTTTGGTAGCGCAGGGGCGTTTTGATGAAGCTTATTTGCTGAATCGGCGTGATAATGTATTTCCGGGTATTCTGGGTCGTATTTGCGCCCGTCCCTGTGAAAGCACTTGCCGGAGAGGTTTGATTGATAAAACTATTCGTATTTGTTATTTGAAACGCAGTTCCAGCGATTTCCGTAGTGATAAATTTGTACCAAAGCGTCCCCCCATTACTCGCAAGGAAAAGATTGCGATTGTTGGGGCAGGTTCTGCCGGTCTTGCCTGTGCGCGTGACTTGCGCATTATGGGCTATCGCACCGTAGTGTTCGATATGTTCCCTGAACCGGGTGGTATGCTGGTGGGTGGTATTCCAATCTGGCGTTTGCCTCGCGATGTGGTACAGAACGAAATAGATGAATATATGGATGCGCTTGGTGTTGAGATTCATCTTAACACGCGGGTTGGCAAGGATGTGCAGGTTACCGATCTGTTGAAGAATTTTGACGCGGTATTTCTTGCACCCGGTTGCCAACTACCTTCTAAGCTTGGTATCCCCGGCGAAAATCTGAAAGGGTTTGAGTACGGTCTATCGTGGCTGGAAAAAATCAACTTCCACCATCCCGAACATGCCACAGTAGGCAAGCGCGTGGTTGTAATCGGCGCGGGCTTTACCGCCTCCGACTGCGCCCGCTCTTCGCTACGTATGGGGTCAGAAAGAGTCTATATTGCCTATCGCCGCACCCAGTTAGAAGCCCCTATGGATGAAACCGAAATGGAAGAAATGGAATATGAGAATATTGATTTCTTGTGGTTAGTAAGTCCAGTTGAGGTACTGGGTGATGGGAACGGTAAAGTTACTGCTATCAAAATGATTCGCAACAAACTGGGCGAACCCGATGCCAAAGGTCGCCGTTCTCCCCGCCCTGTGCCGGGTAGCGAATTTATAATTCCCTGCGATGTAGTGTTGGCGGCAACCGGGCAATCGAGTGACGTAAATTTCTTCCCGAAGGAATTAGGTGTGCGGGTTCTCAAGAACGGCAACGTTTGGCGCGATCCAGATTCGTGGATGACCTCCGTTCCGCGCCTTTTCGCCGGTGGTGATTATACCGAAGGCGCGCGCAATATTATTTCGGCGGTAGCGGATGGTCACAAAGTTGCGAACGGTATTCATGAATTTCTTACCGGAGACAGACCGCCCCGCCGTCGGAGCAATCATGAAGTGCTGGAAGTCTGGCGCCGCACCCTTGACTATGAAAAACTTGATCGCCAGCCCATGCCGACTCTTCCGCTTGAGAACCGTTGGGGTCAGGACATGCGCCGGAATCTTGAAATAGAAGTTGAACTGGGCTTTACCCGTGAAATGGCGATGAAGGAAGCCACTCGCTGCCTGCAATGCGCCTATAACATTCTGATAGATGCCGACCTTTGTATTTTATGTGCCGCATGTGTAGATGTTTGCCCTGAGAAAATCATCCGTCTGGTTCCGCTGAGCGAACTGATGGGGGTTGCAGGGGCAGACCAATATCAGGTTGACCCGGCTTTGTCAGAAGCTCAGACCCTCATTCTCGATGAGAATGAATGTATTCGTTGTGGTTTGTGTGTGGTACGTTGTCCCACTCAGGCAATTAAAATGGCACGCTTTGTTTACAGCGACCCGAAAGACCACTGGTATGTCAGTGAAAAGGGTTTAAGCGCGCCAATTCCCAAATAA
- a CDS encoding winged helix DNA-binding domain-containing protein — protein MTAFDIAQYRLFNQGISFANFDNPAQVVFHMGAVQAQDYPGALWSLGLRMKEATQAVIEQAITARSIVRTWSMRGTLHFVAANDVRWMLKFLTPRIITGNAARYRELELDDETFRRSEKVISKALVGGKQLTRPEIFEALERENISSKGQRGIHILGRLSQEGLLCFGAHLGKQPTFVLLDEWLPPSKDWNIEEALAELTLRYFNGHGPATLLDLERWASLRKSEAKAGLEMVKSQLRQEKVNGQIYWLPPVGGDELKQNQAIHVLPGFDEYLLGYKDRSAVLDPEHFQKIVPGGNGMFMPTIISNGRVVGKWKREVKKDKLLITPSPFNTLSPAETLGFRVAAERYGHFMNKPIEVN, from the coding sequence ATGACTGCCTTTGATATTGCACAATATCGGCTGTTCAATCAAGGTATCAGCTTTGCAAATTTCGACAATCCGGCGCAGGTTGTATTTCACATGGGAGCAGTGCAGGCTCAAGATTATCCCGGCGCGCTGTGGTCGCTAGGTCTCCGAATGAAGGAAGCTACTCAGGCAGTGATCGAACAAGCCATTACTGCACGTAGCATCGTCCGCACTTGGTCTATGCGCGGTACGCTTCATTTTGTGGCAGCCAACGATGTCCGGTGGATGCTTAAATTCCTGACCCCACGAATAATAACCGGAAATGCCGCCCGCTATCGAGAATTGGAACTGGATGATGAAACTTTTCGGCGCAGTGAAAAGGTTATCAGCAAAGCTTTGGTGGGCGGCAAACAATTAACCCGCCCGGAAATTTTCGAGGCGTTGGAACGTGAAAATATCTCTTCCAAAGGGCAGCGCGGTATCCATATATTAGGGCGGTTATCTCAAGAAGGGTTGCTCTGTTTTGGCGCACATCTCGGAAAGCAGCCGACTTTTGTTTTGCTGGACGAATGGCTTCCACCTTCCAAAGATTGGAACATAGAAGAAGCGTTGGCTGAACTTACCTTGCGCTATTTCAACGGGCACGGACCGGCTACACTCCTTGATTTAGAGCGATGGGCGAGTTTGAGGAAATCGGAAGCAAAAGCGGGGTTGGAAATGGTAAAGTCACAACTGCGGCAAGAAAAGGTAAACGGGCAAATTTATTGGCTGCCCCCAGTTGGGGGGGATGAGCTAAAGCAGAATCAGGCAATACATGTGCTACCGGGCTTTGATGAATACCTACTCGGTTATAAAGATCGCAGCGCAGTATTAGATCCAGAACATTTTCAAAAGATAGTACCGGGCGGCAACGGTATGTTTATGCCTACGATAATTAGTAATGGTCGGGTAGTGGGAAAATGGAAACGCGAGGTTAAAAAGGATAAGCTCTTAATAACCCCGTCTCCTTTTAATACGCTGAGTCCGGCTGAAACTCTTGGTTTCAGAGTAGCAGCCGAACGCTATGGGCATTTTATGAATAAGCCGATAGAAGTAAATTAG
- a CDS encoding tetratricopeptide repeat protein yields the protein MLKLFWGAEGRAFRKFVLGNAGALKFLAPKLTLIVLILLLPFAALLAASILFIEIGLSVVEYRREVGEGFTTKRASRVALVNAVLAVCYVSLTFLFFSIAAWWLALLLSIVALGVFFTAYLLASLFGLFKDMRGAPSTEDSALFQQVREMRDLEDVAKQLRWRLLSAKTLDKRRNLKFYLGWAETYRGHYHMKDSAWEKAASFYKEALRFDSANLGARVSLTVCYLRLDEFELALRQIEKAVATFNGYYRKVAPRFDKGIWHWHRNEVSSEYEQNSGIFQLCGMAVALLKLSSENSVVKEVLMRELIQNLVKIQGRTEDEMWSMLARKGGTSPGALGLLAAGPYRTPAAPLDLLSSAFCLPLLPIQTVELESAA from the coding sequence ATGTTGAAATTATTTTGGGGCGCGGAAGGGCGAGCTTTCCGCAAATTCGTATTAGGAAATGCTGGTGCGCTGAAATTTCTTGCGCCCAAGCTCACCCTGATTGTGTTGATACTGTTGTTGCCGTTTGCAGCACTCTTAGCCGCTTCTATCCTTTTCATCGAAATCGGGCTGAGTGTTGTGGAGTACCGACGCGAGGTTGGGGAGGGCTTTACTACCAAACGGGCAAGTCGAGTCGCGTTGGTTAATGCAGTGCTGGCTGTCTGCTATGTCAGCCTGACCTTTCTTTTTTTCAGTATTGCGGCATGGTGGTTAGCGTTGTTGCTAAGCATAGTGGCATTGGGAGTGTTTTTTACCGCTTATCTGCTGGCAAGCTTGTTTGGTTTGTTTAAGGATATGCGCGGCGCACCGTCCACCGAGGATTCAGCGTTGTTTCAGCAAGTGCGCGAGATGCGCGATCTGGAAGATGTTGCAAAACAGTTACGCTGGCGCTTGCTTTCGGCAAAAACGCTAGACAAACGCCGCAACCTGAAATTTTATCTGGGCTGGGCAGAAACCTACCGAGGGCATTATCATATGAAGGATAGTGCGTGGGAGAAGGCGGCAAGCTTCTATAAAGAAGCATTGCGTTTCGACTCTGCCAATTTGGGCGCAAGAGTAAGCTTGACGGTTTGTTACCTCCGGTTAGATGAGTTTGAACTAGCTTTGCGCCAAATCGAAAAAGCGGTGGCTACTTTTAATGGTTATTATCGCAAGGTTGCGCCCCGTTTTGATAAAGGTATTTGGCACTGGCATCGCAACGAGGTTAGCAGCGAGTATGAGCAGAATTCCGGTATTTTTCAGCTATGCGGAATGGCAGTTGCTTTGCTCAAGCTTTCTAGCGAGAACAGCGTGGTAAAAGAAGTGCTGATGCGCGAGTTGATTCAGAATCTTGTGAAGATTCAAGGTCGCACTGAAGATGAAATGTGGAGCATGCTTGCCAGAAAAGGTGGAACCTCTCCCGGCGCGCTCGGTTTGTTGGCAGCAGGTCCCTATCGCACTCCTGCTGCGCCGCTGGATTTGCTCTCCAGTGCGTTTTGCCTACCGCTCTTGCCTATACAGACGGTTGAGCTTGAGTCGGCGGCTTAG
- a CDS encoding DNA repair helicase XPB, which translates to MNQTYNPLNPLIIQSDKSVLLEVNNPQYEDARNELSRFAELEKSPEYIHTYRITPLSLWNAAAAGMGADLIVEALARYSKFPLPGNIIVDIKDYISRYGRIKLEVDNGRMVLRSTDKLLITEVERSKSVSEYVWKRLDEHTIEIDPARRGFVKQALVAFGYPAEDLAGYVDGERLDVALRNITLSGKTFGLRDYQMDAAGSFYAGGSSSGGSGVIVLPCGAGKTVVGMGVMDLVQAQTLILTTNTIAVRQWITEILDKTTLTADQVGEYTGDKKEIKPVTVTTYQMITYRPMTVNRETGEVGAFPHLQLFTAYDWGLIIYDEVHLLPAPVFRITAEIQARRRLGLTATLVREDNHETDVFSLIGPKKYDMPWKELEENGWIATAECYEIRTDLPQEERMEYVLEEDNRVKYRISAISSRKYALVNAILRKHTEDHVLVIGQYLEQLGRIAAMIGAPLITGKTPNVERAKLYSQFKSGEIKVLVVSRVANFAIDLPDANVAIQVSGLFGSRQEEAQRLGRILRPKSNGLPAYFYSIVTRDTRDQDFAANRQLFLTEQGYRYTIIDSKEFLEQILGVYGEEFTVKDLETHLLPPPPVEPAYLEALHHPPTPDLDEDSPTEEESEFQELETRVEQQAKSNGQKKEERKRNHLRIIK; encoded by the coding sequence GTGAATCAGACCTATAACCCGCTAAACCCGCTGATTATCCAAAGCGATAAGAGCGTGCTTCTGGAAGTAAATAACCCTCAGTATGAAGATGCGCGGAATGAGCTAAGCCGCTTCGCCGAACTGGAGAAAAGCCCTGAGTATATTCATACCTATCGAATTACTCCGCTATCTCTGTGGAATGCGGCGGCGGCGGGCATGGGTGCGGATTTAATCGTGGAAGCCCTTGCCCGCTATAGCAAATTCCCCTTGCCCGGTAATATCATAGTTGATATCAAAGATTATATCTCTCGCTACGGGCGCATCAAACTGGAAGTAGATAACGGGCGTATGGTTTTGCGTAGCACGGATAAACTACTAATTACTGAGGTGGAACGCAGCAAAAGCGTTTCGGAATATGTGTGGAAACGGCTGGACGAACACACCATTGAAATTGACCCGGCGCGGCGAGGCTTTGTAAAACAGGCGCTGGTGGCTTTCGGCTATCCTGCCGAAGACCTCGCGGGTTATGTGGATGGGGAACGGCTTGATGTTGCACTGCGAAATATTACCCTAAGTGGCAAAACCTTTGGTTTGCGTGATTATCAAATGGATGCGGCAGGCAGTTTTTATGCGGGAGGTAGTTCTAGTGGTGGCAGCGGGGTAATCGTTCTACCGTGTGGCGCGGGTAAAACGGTTGTGGGTATGGGTGTGATGGATTTGGTGCAAGCTCAAACCCTCATTCTCACCACCAACACCATCGCGGTGCGGCAATGGATTACCGAAATACTGGATAAAACCACGCTTACCGCCGATCAGGTGGGTGAATATACCGGCGATAAAAAAGAAATCAAGCCTGTCACGGTCACTACCTACCAAATGATTACCTACCGCCCTATGACGGTTAATCGCGAAACGGGCGAAGTGGGCGCGTTTCCACACCTGCAATTGTTTACTGCCTACGATTGGGGCTTGATTATCTATGATGAGGTGCATTTGCTACCCGCTCCAGTTTTCAGGATTACTGCCGAGATACAGGCACGCCGCCGTTTGGGTCTTACTGCTACGTTGGTGCGCGAGGATAATCACGAAACCGATGTATTTTCCCTCATCGGTCCCAAGAAATATGATATGCCGTGGAAAGAACTGGAAGAAAACGGCTGGATTGCCACCGCCGAGTGCTACGAGATTCGTACCGATTTGCCGCAAGAAGAACGCATGGAGTATGTGCTGGAAGAAGATAATCGCGTCAAATATCGCATCTCGGCGATAAGTTCGCGTAAATATGCGCTGGTAAACGCTATTCTGCGGAAGCACACCGAAGATCATGTGCTGGTTATTGGGCAATATCTGGAACAGTTGGGGCGCATTGCCGCTATGATCGGCGCACCGCTGATTACCGGAAAAACTCCCAACGTGGAACGCGCCAAGCTGTACTCACAATTTAAATCGGGCGAAATCAAGGTGCTGGTGGTAAGCCGGGTTGCCAATTTCGCCATAGACCTGCCCGATGCGAATGTGGCGATTCAGGTTTCCGGTTTGTTCGGTTCGCGACAAGAAGAGGCGCAACGCTTGGGTCGTATTCTGCGCCCCAAATCAAACGGGTTGCCAGCTTACTTCTATTCGATTGTGACCCGCGATACCCGCGATCAGGATTTCGCCGCCAACCGCCAATTGTTCCTAACTGAGCAGGGCTACCGCTACACCATTATCGACTCCAAAGAATTTTTGGAACAAATTCTGGGCGTTTACGGTGAGGAATTTACAGTGAAAGATTTGGAAACACACCTATTGCCTCCGCCGCCAGTAGAACCTGCCTACCTTGAGGCGTTACATCACCCGCCCACGCCCGATTTGGATGAGGATAGCCCCACTGAAGAAGAATCGGAATTTCAAGAATTGGAAACGCGGGTTGAGCAGCAGGCAAAGTCTAATGGTCAGAAAAAAGAGGAACGAAAACGCAACCATCTGCGTATAATAAAGTAG